The following DNA comes from Candidatus Hydrogenedentota bacterium.
ACACGGATGCGCGGACCGAAGCGGTGTTCGAGGTATTCGAATACGGAGGTGATTTTGCCCCTCCTAAAGAAAGGCACAAAGAGCCGGGAGGCAATGAGCACACCCACGGGCAGCATGATACAGATGACATAGCGCAGGTAACCCGTTTTGAACGCGTCGGCAGGGTAGGCCACAAAGGTAATGGAGCTTATCGTTGCCCCGAACAGCGAGATACCCACCAGCCACCCGGGGTACGCGCGGCCACCGACGAAGTATTGCTCCGTCGTTTTGGCCCGGCGCGCGAAATACCACCCCATGACCATCATCGAACCCAAATAAACTGCGAGGACGGCAAAGTCGATGATGTTGAGTCTGTTCATGCGCGCAAGCTCCCCCTAATCGCCGACGAGTATCCAATCGGCTTCAAATGCGACGTGCTTGATTGTGTGACCCGAATCGTCCGAGGGCGTATACGTGTACGAAACGTGAATGAGCCCGTCCTTGCTTTGAATGGCAAACGGATAGTGAAAGGCTCCGCCCTTTTGCTTCTCCAGATGTCGTCGCCATTTCCATGAATTGCCCTCGTCGTCCGACAAGGCGACTACCAGCGTATCACGCGCCTCTTCCGAATCGTTGTACACGAGAATCCAACGGCCGTCCTTCAACGTCAGTGCGACGAGACTTGAGTTCGGGTTGGGTATATCGGTCCATTGCGCGACGGACCACGTCTCGCCGTCATCTTTGGATTCGCTGGTCAAGACCCGGTGCTTGATATCGTCCTCTTCGCGCATGTAGGCCACGAGCGTGCCATCCTTCTTTCTGGCGATGCTCGGTTGGTTCAATGCCGTTCCGGGAATGGGGGAACTTGCGCGCCACGATTGCCCCTGATCATCCGATATCGCCATGAGGCCGAGTAAGTAACCGTCGGAATAGAGGGGGATGAGTATTCTGCCGGTAGGCAGTACCACGACTTGCGCCCGGGTCATCCAGCCCCGCTGCTGTTTGCTCAGGTCAAGTGCGTCAGCGGCGACCTGGCGTACAATCTCGCGAAACTCCATGCCGCGAGGTTCGTTGACGGCGGGCAGTTGAGGGAGTATGGCCTCCAGGCCCTTCGTAACTTCCACGGCGAAGTCCTTGCCGGGTTTCAGGAGCATGTCATCCTGCCAATACCATTTTGGAGGTCCGTCTCCTTCGTAGTCGGTGGACTTTCGGTAGCGCAACAGCGAGTCTTCCCAACGTTCGGATAATACTGCAATCCAGAAAAGCCAGAGTTCGTTTCTGGGATCGATGAAGAGTACGGGGTTGCAGTCAGGGAAATCAGGCGTATCGGCCAGCAGGAACGCATCGCTCCATGTCGCTTCGCCCTTGCGCAACCTGCTTCCCTGGATGATAACGTCGGGACTCTTGCGTTCACCCGAGCCATGAAACCAACAGGCGAGCAGGTCCCCGTTGGGAGACTCCGCAATGCTGCTGGAATGGACATGTTTGGGCTGGAGGGGAAAGAGAAGCTCTTCGCGGTAAGTTGGCTCCGCGTAAGCGAAGACGGCAATAAGTGAACCCAGGAAAACGGCAGCGGCATTCCTCAAGGTTGTTCTCCTTCCCGTTAAGCCTCACCGCACTCGCCGTTCCGGAACGCACAACCAGAGAGGCTATGTCTCACCGGGGCCCGATCGTGTCTCCCAGATGGGCTCGAAGCAGGGCGCGTGTCATCTCCACGTCTCGTTTGCGGAACGCTTCGACAATCATAAAGTGCTCACGGATTGCCTTTGTCGCATCCCGTGGCTTATCGAACAAGGTCGAGGCCGCAAAGTAGTGCGAAAGCACACGATGGAATCCTTCAATCAACGGATTCCCGGTCATTTGCAGAATGTGCGCGTGAAACGCGAGGTCATGGCGGTCTGCGGACTGCGAGTGGCCTTCTTTTCCCGCGACAGCCTCAAACTGGCGGGCATGCAAGGCGAGATGGTCGATTTCCTCGTCAGTGCAATGTGTTGCCGCAAGGTCCGCGGAACCTATTTCCAGGGTATATCGCAACTGAGCCAGAGTAATGAAATCGGATCGGTTTTCGCTTCGGCAGTACAACGGCACCCATTGCTCCGTCAGGCGTACCGGATCGGGGCGCGCCACAAGCAGCCCCTTTCGCTGCCGGCTCTTCAAGACTCCAATCGCGCGCAACTGGCTCAGCGCCTCGCGCGCGATGGTCCGGGAGACACCATAGCGCTCGACCACCTGATCGCCAGTCATAAACAGGTCGCCTTCTTGCAGTCCCGAGCGAATGATATCGCTATGAATCTGGGCGGCTATCGAATTAGCTAAGGTGTCGGTATTCGGCTCGATGATGTCCATGGCGAAATAATATTACTTTATTTTTTTGAACTCAAGTCGTACTATCGTAATTCGCTGCCAACGATTGGTCGTTGGCAGGAAACAATTGTAGCAGGAGTGGCTATGGGCGTTACATCTAATCCTCCGGACGTTTTAGGCATTATTCCCGCGCGTTACGGTTCGTCGCGTTTGCCCGGCAAGCCCTTGCTGTCAATAGGCGGTAAACCCATGATTCAGAGGGTTTACGAACAATGTGCCAAGGCAAAAGTGCTCGGCAGGGTCTTTGTGGCGACCGATGATGCGCGCATAGTGGAAGCGGTGGAGGGTTTTGGCGGGAAGGCCGTCCTGACCCGGGTGGACCATGCCAGCGGGACCGACCGTATCGCCGAGGCAGCCTCTGGGGCGAACGCCGATATTATAGTAAATATTCAGGGTGACCAGCCTTTCATTGATCCCACGATGATTGAGGAGGCCGTTCGGCCGTTGCTGGACGATCCCAGCCTGGAGCTTTCCACGTTGATGTACCGGTTGCCTGATGGGGAAGACTTGCACAATCCCAGCGTGGTGAAGGTCGTGACGGATCTGGCGGGTAACGCTTTGTATTTCTCCCGTTCTCTCATTCCCTATCCGCGTGAGGCGGTGCCGCACGGGATATTCGAGCATGTGGGAACATACGTTTATCGGCACGAGGCCCTGAAGCGCATTACTCAGCTAGCGCCAACTACCCTGGAACGGGTGGAATCGTTGGAACAACTGCGCTGGCTGGAGCATGGCATGCGGATCCGAGTTGTTGAGTCGCGGGTCGAAGACCGGGAATTCAGCGGTTTCAGCGTGGATACCGTGGGGGATTTGGCTCGGGCGGAAGAGATGTTGCGCGAGCGGGGATTGGTGTAAGAAGTACAGGGGAGGCTACACGACGTGATCGACACACAGGCTTTGAAGGCGGTCGAGGAGCGGCTCGACGATTTGGCGCGGCAGCGCGTGGCGAAGACGGTGGATGCCATCGTCCGTGCTAAGGAACGAGGGGGGCGCGTCGCGGTTGTCACGGGCAGCGGACCAAACGTGCACGAGGGAGTAACCACGCTGATTGCCGAACTCATGCGGGTGGGCATCATCGACGGAGTGTCGACCAGTTCCGCGGTGGTGGCGCACGAAATGGGAGGAACGCTCGACAAGGTGAAGCGTTGTCCGGGAGAAGTAGTCGGGGTTGGAGCACGTTTCCTTCCGCGAGGCGGAGAGTTCGAGCTTACATTGATGGACGAGGATGTCTTCGCGGAGCTTCAGAAGCATATGTCCGTGGATATGGAGTTGATTTCCAGACTGCAGCGCGCGGCAGGGAAGACCATCATCAAGGCGGCGGGTAACCTCGGATATCCGATGGGGCTGTGGCTCGAAACGCTTTCCATGGAAATTGCGACGTTGGCCAGAGGCAATGGCCTGTCGTTTGAGGAAGTCGCAGGGCTCGGAGCAGATGAACGCACGATGATTGGCATCGGCGCGAAGATGGGCCTGCCCGTTCAAGTCACGATTCCGCAGTTGGTGGGCGGCGGCATGGTCGGTCTGTGCATTGGCGACAGCATCAGCATGCACGAACGCGCGACGCGGCTCGCGCACATGCTCGACGACGCCGACGTGATTGTTGAATCCGCGGTCGCCCTGACGCAGGAGATACATGACGGGCCTTTCGAGCGCTACACAGGACATGGAATGTGGTCCGCGTGGATGGGACATTACACGTACTCGTTGGAAGGGAAGACGCTCGTACGCATCGACCTCGACCCAGCGTTGGAACGTGTGTACGAGGCGGAGCAGTCCGCGGGTGCAGTGCAGCAGGCTATAGCTAACGGACTGCCCAAGACCAAGTTGTTCAAGGTGCCGTTCCGCATGGAAATGTCAGGTTTCGCGCGGCACGAGGGGAGCATCCCGATTATCGGAGACATTGGAGCCGTGTGGCCGGTGATTGCCGCGCGTGTCGCTGAGCGTCTTGGGATCGCACTCGAGTTCTTGTCGTATCCGCAGGACACCGAGCAGGGCAAGGCGATGCGCGATGCGATTGTGAACAACGTGAAACCGTTGAGCCGTGCGAAGATGCTGGATGCGCTGCGGGCAAAGGTCTGCACCGCGAGATAGTCGCAGAGGGCAGTGCGAGAGCCTATACCTTAAATCGACATAGCCGTCTTACCGAGCTAGAATGACCCTGCATTCTGATTAGGGGAGATTGCTCATGGTTGCTACCGCGCTTGTTCTCGTCGCAAGTTCGTTTGCCGCAGATGATTCTTTGCTCCAGCGGCTGCCGTACAACAATCCAGGCTTGGTTGTGGACCTCGGCGTGGGCCTCTGGGGGCAACCCGTACCGTGCGATTATGACGGGGATGGCGACAACGACCTTGTCGTGGCAACCGCCGATGTGCCGTACAACGGTACCTACTTCTTCGAAAATGCGACGGGCGGCAATGAGAAATTCCCGGTCTTCAAGGCAGGCGTGCGTATCGCGGATGGAAAGCGCGATACGGTTGCCTCCTACGTCAACGGCAAGCTAATCGTTGCGACGCCCGAGAGCGTCTATCCCTATTTCCTGAAGAGCGGTTTCGACAAGCCAGTTCCGGTACCTTACAAGCCCACGTTCTTTATCGGACGCGACAATCAATGGGGATTCTGCGACTACGACGGCGACGGCGTCGTCGATCTCGTCATCGGAGCGAGCGATTGGCGCGAGTACGGGTGGGATAATGCGTACAACGCGCGAGGCGAATGGACCAACGGTCCGATTCACGCGTATGTGTACTTCATGCGAAATTCCGGGACGAACGATGCGCCCGCGTATGCCGAGGCCGTGCAACTCACGGCGGGCGACAAGCCGCTGGATGTGTTCGGATCGCCGAGTCCGAGTTTCAATGACTGGGACGGCGATGGTGACCTTGACCTTATCTGCAGCGAATTCCTGGACAAGTTCACGTACTTCGAGAATGTGGGAACACGCACGGCGCCCCGTTATGCGGAGGGGCGTTACGTATCGCATGCGGGCGAGACAATCCGCATGGAACTAGAGATGGTACGCATCGCGTCATTCGATTGGGACAAGGATGGGGACATGGACCTGGTCGCGGCGCAGGAAGACGGGCGCGTTGCCCTGATTGAATGCACCGGTAAGGTAGAACAAGGTACGCCGGACTTTCTGCCTCCCGTGTTCTTTCAGCAAGAAGCAGCGGATGTGAAGGTCGGTGCGCTTGCCACGCCGTGCGGTGTCGATTGGGATCAGGACGGCGATGACGATCTCATCGTTGGCGATACGGCGGGATTCATCAACTTCGTTGAGAATCTCGATGGAGGCAATCCGCCGAAGTGGGCGAAGCCCGCGCGTCTGGAAGCCGGTGGCCGCGCGATTCGCATTCAAGCCGGTTC
Coding sequences within:
- a CDS encoding exo-alpha-sialidase, yielding MRNAAAVFLGSLIAVFAYAEPTYREELLFPLQPKHVHSSSIAESPNGDLLACWFHGSGERKSPDVIIQGSRLRKGEATWSDAFLLADTPDFPDCNPVLFIDPRNELWLFWIAVLSERWEDSLLRYRKSTDYEGDGPPKWYWQDDMLLKPGKDFAVEVTKGLEAILPQLPAVNEPRGMEFREIVRQVAADALDLSKQQRGWMTRAQVVVLPTGRILIPLYSDGYLLGLMAISDDQGQSWRASSPIPGTALNQPSIARKKDGTLVAYMREEDDIKHRVLTSESKDDGETWSVAQWTDIPNPNSSLVALTLKDGRWILVYNDSEEARDTLVVALSDDEGNSWKWRRHLEKQKGGAFHYPFAIQSKDGLIHVSYTYTPSDDSGHTIKHVAFEADWILVGD
- a CDS encoding FCD domain-containing protein yields the protein MDIIEPNTDTLANSIAAQIHSDIIRSGLQEGDLFMTGDQVVERYGVSRTIAREALSQLRAIGVLKSRQRKGLLVARPDPVRLTEQWVPLYCRSENRSDFITLAQLRYTLEIGSADLAATHCTDEEIDHLALHARQFEAVAGKEGHSQSADRHDLAFHAHILQMTGNPLIEGFHRVLSHYFAASTLFDKPRDATKAIREHFMIVEAFRKRDVEMTRALLRAHLGDTIGPR
- the kdsB gene encoding 3-deoxy-manno-octulosonate cytidylyltransferase: MGVTSNPPDVLGIIPARYGSSRLPGKPLLSIGGKPMIQRVYEQCAKAKVLGRVFVATDDARIVEAVEGFGGKAVLTRVDHASGTDRIAEAASGANADIIVNIQGDQPFIDPTMIEEAVRPLLDDPSLELSTLMYRLPDGEDLHNPSVVKVVTDLAGNALYFSRSLIPYPREAVPHGIFEHVGTYVYRHEALKRITQLAPTTLERVESLEQLRWLEHGMRIRVVESRVEDREFSGFSVDTVGDLARAEEMLRERGLV
- a CDS encoding FG-GAP-like repeat-containing protein encodes the protein MVATALVLVASSFAADDSLLQRLPYNNPGLVVDLGVGLWGQPVPCDYDGDGDNDLVVATADVPYNGTYFFENATGGNEKFPVFKAGVRIADGKRDTVASYVNGKLIVATPESVYPYFLKSGFDKPVPVPYKPTFFIGRDNQWGFCDYDGDGVVDLVIGASDWREYGWDNAYNARGEWTNGPIHAYVYFMRNSGTNDAPAYAEAVQLTAGDKPLDVFGSPSPSFNDWDGDGDLDLICSEFLDKFTYFENVGTRTAPRYAEGRYVSHAGETIRMELEMVRIASFDWDKDGDMDLVAAQEDGRVALIECTGKVEQGTPDFLPPVFFQQEAADVKVGALATPCGVDWDQDGDDDLIVGDTAGFINFVENLDGGNPPKWAKPARLEAGGRAIRIQAGSNGSIQGPCEAKWGYTVPEVADWDQDGLKDILINSIWGEILWYRNTGTKGAPALAEAQPIEVEWEGATPKPAWLWWNPKGKQLVTQWRTSPRVLDLNRDGQNDLVVLDTEGYLAFFEGAKWGDTRKLRPGKRIFTNENGEPLRLNEKIAGKSGRRKWTFVDWDQDGRLDILLDGKNIDFLRNVGKGDAWAFKNEGPLDTRKLAGHDTCPAIVDWDHNAIPDLVIGAEDGFLYYLRNTASEKH